The proteins below are encoded in one region of Tomitella fengzijianii:
- a CDS encoding cryptochrome/photolyase family protein: MPAPAIVWFRRDLRLADLPTLLAARDRSTQALAVFVLDDALLRPSGTPRTTFLTGCLRALDTDLGGRLLVVRGDPAEAIPRIAHAIDADSVHISADHGPYGMRRDDAVESALAASSVPIIRTGSPYAVSPGRISTKAGTPYKVFTSYRRGWLEHGWHSPAATTADTLAWLDPDALSPSNTHRRLADLPPRVGLAELPHPGDHTDGPTLPPAGEAAALRRWRTFRDERLTGYDTHRDRPDKDATTGLSPYLKFGCIHPRTVLHDLRDSPGSAASVLRSELAWRDFYADVLFHRPDTARRNYNVRFDAMRYDAGLDAEAAFDAWRGGRTGYPIVDAGMRQLLGQGWMHNRVRMITASFLTKDLHLPWWRGARHFMTHLVDGDLASNQHGWQWTAGCGTDAAPYFRVFNPITQGERFDPDGDYVRRWVPELRHIGGKAVHRPWARGADESLFSADNPAYPPPIVDHAEERVVALARFGELR, encoded by the coding sequence ATGCCCGCCCCCGCGATCGTCTGGTTCCGCCGCGACCTGCGGCTGGCCGACCTGCCGACGCTGCTCGCAGCCCGGGACCGCAGCACACAGGCGCTCGCCGTCTTCGTCCTCGACGATGCCCTCCTGCGCCCGTCAGGAACACCGCGAACCACCTTTCTCACCGGTTGCCTGCGCGCCCTCGACACGGACCTGGGCGGCCGGCTGCTCGTCGTCCGCGGCGACCCCGCCGAGGCGATCCCGCGGATCGCCCACGCCATCGACGCGGACTCCGTCCACATCAGCGCCGACCACGGTCCATACGGCATGCGGCGCGACGACGCCGTCGAATCGGCGCTGGCGGCGTCGAGCGTCCCGATCATCCGCACCGGATCGCCCTACGCCGTCTCACCGGGGCGCATCAGCACCAAAGCCGGCACTCCCTACAAGGTCTTCACCTCGTACCGCCGCGGCTGGCTCGAACACGGCTGGCACTCGCCGGCGGCCACCACCGCGGACACGCTCGCCTGGCTCGACCCGGATGCACTCTCCCCGAGCAACACTCATCGTCGGCTGGCAGACCTTCCCCCGCGCGTCGGGCTCGCCGAACTGCCGCACCCCGGCGACCACACCGACGGACCGACACTGCCGCCCGCCGGCGAGGCCGCGGCGCTCCGCCGGTGGCGGACGTTCCGGGACGAGCGGCTGACCGGCTACGACACCCACCGGGACCGCCCCGACAAGGACGCCACCACGGGGCTGTCGCCGTACCTCAAGTTCGGCTGCATCCACCCGCGCACCGTGCTGCACGACCTGCGCGACAGCCCGGGCTCGGCCGCGTCCGTCCTGCGCAGCGAGCTCGCCTGGCGCGACTTCTACGCCGACGTCCTGTTCCACCGGCCGGACACGGCACGCCGCAACTACAACGTTCGGTTCGACGCGATGCGGTACGACGCGGGGCTGGACGCGGAGGCCGCATTCGACGCCTGGCGCGGCGGCCGCACCGGCTATCCCATCGTCGACGCGGGCATGCGGCAGCTGCTCGGCCAGGGGTGGATGCACAACCGGGTGCGGATGATCACCGCGTCGTTCCTCACCAAGGACCTGCACCTGCCCTGGTGGCGCGGCGCGCGGCACTTCATGACGCACCTGGTGGACGGCGACCTCGCCTCCAACCAGCACGGCTGGCAGTGGACGGCAGGGTGCGGCACCGACGCGGCCCCGTACTTCCGCGTGTTCAACCCGATCACGCAGGGCGAGCGGTTCGACCCGGACGGCGACTACGTGCGCCGCTGGGTTCCGGAACTGCGGCACATCGGCGGCAAGGCGGTGCACCGCCCGTGGGCCCGCGGCGCGGACGAATCGCTGTTCTCCGCCGATAACCCTGCGTATCCGCCGCCGATCGTCGACCATGCGGAGGAGCGGGTGGTTGCCCTCGCGCGGTTCGGGGAACTCCGATGA
- a CDS encoding alpha/beta hydrolase, which yields MTASEQVTDRLVRLEVHSPSMGRDVPVMVMLPAHDDGPHGVYYLLDGNSGQTESNNWLDPDRGDAARFFADKDVYTVYPVGGTGTLYTDWQQEHPKFGTVKWETFLTQELPPVIDARFDTNGKNAIGGISSGAEGALMLAERNPGLYQAVAGYSGCYNTLEPLGKEITDLVVINGNANSELMWGPYGSPDWHAHDLFANAAGLRGTTVYLSSGNGLPGPHEKPGVPQLERRVVIGGLLEAGSNLCTNQLVPVLQNAGVHVVRSAQPVGEHDWPYWRDELARSWPVIEARLQ from the coding sequence GTGACGGCCTCCGAGCAGGTCACCGACCGCCTCGTCCGCCTCGAGGTCCACAGCCCCTCGATGGGCCGCGACGTCCCGGTGATGGTGATGCTCCCGGCGCACGACGACGGCCCGCACGGCGTGTACTACCTGCTCGACGGCAACTCCGGCCAGACCGAGAGCAACAACTGGCTGGACCCCGACCGCGGTGACGCGGCGCGGTTCTTCGCCGACAAGGACGTCTACACGGTCTACCCCGTCGGCGGCACCGGCACCCTCTACACCGACTGGCAGCAGGAGCACCCCAAGTTCGGCACGGTCAAGTGGGAAACGTTCCTGACGCAGGAGCTCCCGCCCGTCATCGACGCCCGGTTCGACACCAATGGCAAGAACGCCATCGGCGGCATCTCCAGCGGCGCCGAGGGCGCGCTCATGCTCGCAGAACGCAATCCCGGCCTCTACCAGGCCGTCGCCGGCTACAGCGGCTGCTACAACACCCTGGAGCCGCTCGGCAAGGAGATCACCGACCTGGTCGTCATCAACGGCAACGCGAATTCCGAGCTGATGTGGGGCCCCTACGGCAGCCCCGACTGGCACGCCCACGACCTGTTCGCCAACGCCGCCGGCCTGCGCGGCACCACCGTCTACCTGTCCTCGGGCAACGGCCTGCCCGGCCCGCACGAGAAGCCCGGCGTCCCGCAGCTCGAACGGCGCGTCGTCATCGGCGGCCTGCTCGAGGCGGGCTCCAACCTGTGCACCAACCAGCTCGTGCCCGTCCTGCAGAACGCCGGCGTCCACGTGGTCCGCAGCGCACAGCCGGTGGGCGAACACGACTGGCCCTACTGGCGCGACGAACTCGCCCGCTCCTGGCCCGTGATCGAGGCGCGGCTGCAGTAA
- a CDS encoding wax ester/triacylglycerol synthase domain-containing protein: MNTGRDVGGTGNRLQPRDAEFHFHERPGHRSHLVAAHMFDATGVPEAQLTLEQAYEWMSRRLSFAPFFTRRIRREFWDLDYPYWVPADVDLADHVFVHEVDGPGWAPVAGYLEQVVAEPVDLTRPPWELHVVTGVSGVHDVPGELVIVLLKIHHSAGDGLAVRELTARMYAEVGKPEASPPRDSAPIAPIMAARAAFSLSWRVGSAVRAIRATREALAQVEEAEAAGEIDRVVLDPPTRLNGPAVGGVAIDFMTFGLDDVAAIRAASPGATVNDVLLATVAGGLREYLGADGAPTRAPLSAMVPRSVRGVEQWSSSNQIVLLAISLHFDVDDPMKRLALIAESSRRAKERSDFRAARIVATRKETTPSLLMKLTAGVNRAASAFADKPRSSHTMVSNIALDSEGLHFCGAPHAAVLPNQPPINGDLLRHFLCRGRSSQLTVNVCADTAAVPDLDRYLTLLRQSFSGLKDVALRGSQ; the protein is encoded by the coding sequence ATGAACACCGGTCGTGATGTCGGAGGCACCGGGAACCGGTTGCAGCCGCGGGATGCCGAGTTCCATTTCCACGAGCGGCCGGGGCATCGGAGCCACCTGGTCGCCGCGCACATGTTCGATGCCACCGGCGTGCCGGAGGCGCAGTTGACGCTGGAGCAGGCGTACGAGTGGATGTCCCGGCGGCTGTCCTTCGCCCCGTTCTTCACCCGGCGGATCAGGCGCGAGTTCTGGGACCTCGATTACCCCTACTGGGTGCCTGCGGATGTCGACCTGGCGGATCACGTGTTCGTGCACGAGGTCGACGGTCCCGGGTGGGCGCCTGTCGCCGGCTACTTGGAGCAGGTCGTGGCGGAGCCCGTCGACCTGACCAGGCCGCCGTGGGAGTTGCACGTCGTCACCGGAGTCTCCGGAGTGCACGACGTCCCGGGCGAGCTGGTCATCGTGCTCCTCAAGATCCACCACAGCGCGGGGGACGGTCTCGCCGTGCGCGAGCTCACCGCCCGGATGTACGCGGAGGTGGGGAAGCCGGAAGCCTCTCCGCCTCGTGATTCGGCGCCGATCGCTCCGATCATGGCGGCGCGGGCTGCGTTCTCGCTTTCGTGGCGGGTGGGCAGTGCGGTCCGGGCGATACGCGCTACACGTGAGGCGCTTGCCCAGGTGGAGGAGGCGGAGGCGGCCGGGGAGATCGATCGCGTCGTTCTGGATCCGCCCACCAGATTGAACGGTCCGGCGGTCGGCGGAGTCGCCATCGACTTCATGACCTTCGGCTTGGACGACGTGGCCGCGATCCGGGCCGCATCGCCCGGGGCCACCGTGAACGACGTGCTCCTGGCGACGGTGGCAGGCGGGCTGCGCGAGTATCTCGGGGCGGACGGTGCGCCTACGCGGGCGCCGCTGTCTGCGATGGTTCCCCGCTCGGTTCGCGGGGTGGAGCAGTGGAGCTCATCCAACCAGATTGTGCTACTGGCGATCTCACTTCATTTTGATGTCGACGATCCGATGAAGAGGCTGGCGTTGATCGCCGAATCGTCCAGGCGCGCGAAGGAACGGAGCGACTTCCGGGCCGCGCGCATCGTGGCGACCAGGAAGGAGACGACACCGTCCCTGTTGATGAAGCTGACGGCCGGCGTCAACCGCGCGGCCTCCGCCTTCGCCGACAAGCCGCGGTCCTCGCACACGATGGTCAGCAACATCGCGTTGGACTCGGAAGGACTACATTTCTGCGGGGCGCCGCACGCGGCGGTGCTGCCGAATCAGCCGCCGATCAACGGAGACCTGTTGCGCCACTTCCTCTGTCGTGGACGATCGTCCCAACTCACTGTCAACGTGTGCGCCGATACGGCAGCAGTGCCCGACCTCGACCGTTACTTGACACTTCTGCGGCAGTCGTTCAGCGGGTTGAAGGATGTTGCATTACGTGGAAGCCAATGA
- the groL gene encoding chaperonin GroEL (60 kDa chaperone family; promotes refolding of misfolded polypeptides especially under stressful conditions; forms two stacked rings of heptamers to form a barrel-shaped 14mer; ends can be capped by GroES; misfolded proteins enter the barrel where they are refolded when GroES binds), with protein MAKMIAYDEEARRGLERGLNSLADTVKVTLGPKGRNVVLEKKWGAPTITNDGVSIAKEIELEDPYEKIGAELVKEVAKKTDDVAGDGTTTATVLAQALVREGLRNVAAGANPLGLKRGIEQATSAVSESLLKAATEVETKEQIAATAGISAGDMSIGELIAEAMDKVGKEGVITVEEAQTFGLSLELTEGMRFDKGYISGYFVTDAERQEAVLEDPYILLVSSKISTVKDLLPLLEKVIQSGKPLAIISEDVEGEALSTLVVNKLKGTFKSVAIKAPGFGDRRKAMLQDMAILTGGQVISEEVGLSLESAGLELLGQARKIVVTKDETTIVEGAGDSESIAGRVSQIRAEIENSDSDYDREKLQERLAKLAGGVAVIKAGAATEVELKERKHRIEDAVRNAKAAVEEGIVAGGGVALLQAVPALDSLALEGDEATGVNIVRVALESPLKQIADNAGLEPGVVAAKVRELPAGQGLNAATGVYEDLMAAGINDPVKVTRSALQNAASIAALFLTTEAVVADKPEKAAPMADPTGGMGGMDF; from the coding sequence ATGGCCAAGATGATCGCGTACGACGAAGAGGCCCGCCGCGGCCTCGAGCGGGGCCTGAACTCCCTCGCCGACACCGTCAAGGTCACGTTGGGGCCCAAGGGCCGCAACGTCGTCCTGGAGAAGAAGTGGGGCGCCCCCACGATCACCAACGATGGCGTGTCCATCGCCAAGGAGATCGAGCTGGAGGACCCCTACGAGAAGATCGGCGCCGAGCTGGTCAAGGAGGTCGCCAAGAAGACGGACGACGTCGCGGGCGACGGCACCACCACCGCCACCGTGCTCGCCCAGGCGCTCGTGCGTGAGGGCCTGCGCAACGTCGCGGCCGGCGCCAACCCGCTGGGCCTCAAGCGCGGCATCGAGCAGGCCACCTCGGCCGTGTCCGAGTCGCTGCTCAAGGCCGCCACCGAGGTCGAGACCAAGGAACAGATCGCCGCCACCGCCGGCATCTCCGCGGGCGACATGTCCATCGGCGAGCTCATCGCCGAGGCCATGGACAAGGTGGGCAAGGAAGGCGTCATCACGGTCGAGGAGGCGCAGACGTTCGGTCTGTCGCTGGAGCTCACCGAGGGCATGCGCTTCGACAAGGGCTACATCTCCGGCTACTTCGTCACCGACGCGGAGCGCCAGGAGGCCGTCCTGGAGGATCCCTACATCCTGCTGGTCAGCTCCAAGATCTCCACGGTCAAGGACCTGCTGCCGCTGCTGGAGAAGGTCATCCAGTCCGGCAAGCCGCTGGCCATCATCTCCGAGGACGTCGAGGGCGAGGCCCTGTCCACGCTGGTGGTCAACAAGCTCAAGGGCACCTTCAAGTCGGTCGCCATCAAGGCCCCCGGCTTCGGCGACCGCCGCAAGGCGATGCTGCAGGACATGGCCATCCTCACCGGCGGCCAGGTCATCAGCGAAGAGGTCGGCCTCTCCCTGGAGAGCGCGGGCCTGGAGCTGCTGGGTCAGGCGCGCAAGATCGTGGTCACCAAGGACGAGACCACCATCGTCGAGGGCGCGGGCGACTCCGAGTCGATCGCGGGCCGCGTGAGCCAGATCCGCGCCGAGATCGAGAACAGCGACTCCGACTACGACCGCGAGAAGCTGCAGGAGCGCCTGGCCAAGCTGGCCGGCGGCGTTGCGGTGATCAAGGCCGGCGCCGCCACCGAGGTGGAGCTCAAGGAGCGCAAGCACCGCATCGAGGACGCGGTGCGCAACGCCAAGGCGGCCGTCGAGGAGGGCATCGTCGCCGGCGGCGGCGTGGCCCTGCTGCAGGCGGTCCCCGCGCTCGACAGCCTCGCGCTCGAGGGCGACGAGGCGACGGGCGTCAACATCGTCCGCGTCGCGCTGGAGTCCCCGCTCAAGCAGATCGCCGACAACGCCGGGCTGGAGCCGGGCGTCGTCGCCGCGAAGGTGCGCGAGCTCCCGGCCGGCCAGGGCCTCAACGCCGCCACCGGCGTGTACGAGGACCTGATGGCCGCCGGCATCAACGACCCGGTGAAGGTCACCCGCTCGGCGCTGCAGAACGCGGCGTCCATCGCGGCCCTGTTCCTCACCACCGAGGCCGTCGTCGCCGACAAGCCGGAGAAGGCCGCCCCCATGGCGGACCCGACCGGCGGCATGGGCGGCATGGACTTCTGA
- a CDS encoding ATP-binding cassette domain-containing protein translates to MTASVRVAQAAIEVDGLRKSFDGTMVLDGIGFTVPAGTVYALLGPNGAGKTTLVRILTTLITADAGSSRVLGHDVSREPGAIRRSIGVTGQFSAVDELLTGRENLQLMADLNHLPRARGRSVADGLLRRFDLADAADRSSRTYSGGMQRRLDLAMTLVGAPGVVFLDEPSTGLDPRSRRALWDEVRALVRDGVTILLTTQYLDEADELADRIGVLDRGQLIAEGTPAQLKTLVPGGRVVATFADGRALAAAAREFPDATCDAESGTLTIPHSGALAALQWVIARLDARGASAVEVRTPDLDDVFLALTGPARDDTATPAEQKNTTGDHTEETAR, encoded by the coding sequence ATGACAGCATCAGTACGCGTCGCACAAGCGGCGATCGAGGTCGACGGGCTGCGCAAATCTTTCGACGGCACCATGGTTCTCGACGGCATCGGATTCACCGTCCCTGCCGGAACCGTCTACGCCCTGCTCGGCCCCAACGGCGCGGGCAAGACCACGCTCGTACGCATCCTCACCACCCTCATCACCGCCGACGCGGGATCCTCCCGCGTCCTCGGGCACGACGTGTCCCGTGAGCCCGGCGCGATCCGCCGCAGCATCGGCGTCACGGGACAGTTCTCCGCCGTCGACGAACTGCTCACCGGTCGCGAGAACCTCCAGCTGATGGCCGACCTGAATCACCTCCCACGCGCCCGAGGGCGTTCCGTCGCCGACGGGCTGCTGCGGCGCTTCGACCTGGCCGACGCCGCGGACCGCAGCTCGCGCACCTACTCCGGCGGCATGCAGAGACGCCTGGACCTCGCGATGACGCTCGTCGGCGCGCCCGGCGTCGTCTTCCTCGACGAGCCGTCGACGGGGCTCGACCCGCGAAGCCGGCGCGCGCTGTGGGATGAGGTGCGCGCCCTGGTGCGCGACGGGGTGACGATCCTGCTCACCACCCAGTACCTCGACGAGGCCGACGAACTCGCCGACCGCATCGGCGTGCTCGACCGCGGCCAGCTGATCGCCGAGGGCACACCCGCACAGTTGAAGACGCTCGTGCCGGGCGGCCGCGTCGTCGCCACGTTCGCCGACGGGCGCGCGCTCGCCGCAGCTGCGCGCGAGTTCCCCGACGCCACGTGCGACGCCGAATCCGGAACCCTGACGATCCCGCACAGCGGCGCCCTCGCCGCCCTCCAGTGGGTGATCGCACGGCTCGACGCCCGCGGAGCGTCCGCAGTCGAGGTCCGCACCCCCGATCTGGACGACGTGTTCCTCGCACTGACGGGCCCGGCCCGGGACGACACCGCGACTCCAGCCGAGCAGAAGAACACGACCGGCGACCACACGGAGGAGACCGCACGATGA
- a CDS encoding ABC transporter permease produces MTSPITLGFRDSRTMLRRNLLQIVRYKSLTLMLIAQPLIFLALFVYVFGATMGAGLPGGGGRGDYLDFIMPAILVLTVTSIALNTAYTIALDMEKGIIDRFRTMAIARSAVLTGRVLAAVVLTAVAQAVVLAVALVLGYRPAGTALGWLGTAGLLLAMTLALTWLTVALGLAAPNAETASNTPMPLLFLPFLSSGFVPTESMPAAVRWFAEYQPFTPIINTLRAWLSGAAAGADAWWAFGWCALIAAACFLWARRLYSRVRAH; encoded by the coding sequence ATGACCTCGCCGATAACCCTGGGATTCCGCGACAGCCGGACGATGCTGCGCCGCAACCTGCTGCAGATCGTGCGGTACAAGTCGCTGACCTTGATGCTCATAGCCCAGCCGCTGATCTTCCTCGCCCTGTTCGTCTACGTCTTCGGTGCGACCATGGGTGCGGGCCTGCCGGGCGGCGGCGGACGCGGGGACTACCTCGACTTCATCATGCCCGCGATACTCGTGCTCACGGTCACCTCCATCGCGCTCAACACCGCGTACACGATCGCGCTGGACATGGAGAAAGGGATCATCGACCGCTTCCGCACCATGGCGATAGCGCGGTCGGCGGTGCTGACCGGCCGGGTGCTCGCCGCCGTAGTGCTGACTGCCGTCGCACAGGCCGTCGTCCTCGCGGTGGCGCTGGTGCTCGGCTACCGCCCGGCGGGGACCGCCCTCGGATGGCTGGGCACCGCCGGGCTGCTGCTCGCGATGACGCTCGCGCTCACGTGGCTCACCGTCGCCCTCGGCCTCGCCGCGCCGAACGCCGAGACGGCGAGCAACACGCCCATGCCGCTGCTGTTCCTGCCGTTCCTGTCCAGCGGATTCGTACCCACCGAGTCGATGCCCGCCGCCGTGCGCTGGTTCGCCGAATACCAACCATTCACGCCGATCATCAACACGCTGCGCGCGTGGCTGTCCGGCGCCGCCGCCGGCGCGGACGCCTGGTGGGCGTTCGGATGGTGCGCCCTGATCGCCGCCGCATGCTTCCTCTGGGCGCGCCGCCTGTATTCGCGCGTGCGGGCACACTGA
- a CDS encoding MerR family transcriptional regulator — translation MLTIGQLAAHAGVTVRAVRHYHRLGLLPEPPRDHSGYRRYDARAVVDLIRIRTLAGAGVPLAKVPDLLHATPADFSAAVARIDDRLCAQIRRLENNRTTIARLAAGDSLALPDSAVSYLAMLRAQGVPESMVEVERDSWIILAAKWPDRLDAWIADKRRSFDDPRMLRLYRLLDLDGITAEDPRLAEAADLLVALSEAYDPAEQPDELTEQALVELLDSFADRYGPIADRMQELLAQRGWTGLSNMQRTGR, via the coding sequence ATGCTGACGATCGGCCAACTGGCTGCGCACGCCGGCGTGACGGTACGCGCGGTGCGGCACTATCACCGTCTCGGACTGCTGCCGGAGCCGCCACGCGACCATTCGGGCTACCGGCGCTATGACGCACGCGCCGTCGTCGACCTGATCCGGATCCGCACGCTCGCCGGCGCGGGCGTGCCGCTGGCGAAAGTGCCGGATCTCCTCCACGCCACCCCCGCGGACTTCTCCGCGGCCGTCGCCCGGATCGACGACCGTCTGTGCGCGCAGATCCGCCGACTCGAGAACAACAGGACGACCATCGCACGGCTGGCCGCAGGAGACAGCCTCGCGTTGCCCGACTCGGCGGTCTCCTACCTCGCCATGCTGCGCGCCCAGGGCGTCCCCGAGTCGATGGTCGAGGTGGAACGGGACTCGTGGATCATCCTCGCGGCGAAATGGCCGGACCGGCTGGACGCGTGGATCGCGGACAAGCGCCGCAGTTTCGACGACCCGCGGATGTTGCGGCTGTACCGGCTACTCGACCTCGACGGGATCACGGCCGAGGACCCGCGGCTGGCCGAGGCGGCAGACCTGCTCGTCGCCCTGTCCGAAGCCTACGACCCCGCCGAACAGCCCGACGAGCTCACCGAACAGGCACTCGTGGAGTTGCTCGACTCGTTCGCCGACCGCTACGGCCCCATCGCGGACCGGATGCAGGAACTCCTGGCGCAACGGGGCTGGACCGGCCTGAGCAACATGCAACGCACCGGCCGCTGA
- a CDS encoding HAD-IIA family hydrolase: MGDRAETDSTKPADIDGVLLDIDGVIATSWRPLPGAADALAELERRGIPRAFLTSTTSRTRAQIVERLAAGGIAVDADEVLTAAVLTSEYLQSTHPGARAWLINSGADLTEDMPGVTFDADDPEVVVLGGAGAAFDHLTLSRVVELMLGGTPVVAMHRGMVWATEDGLRVDTGLYLPGLEEAGGEGITVVGKPSITAFLSAAEVVGVEPTRLLMVGDDLRSDVIAAQRAGLTGTLVRTGKYRKAVVDVSPDKPDHIIDSIADLPALLGGS; encoded by the coding sequence ATGGGCGACCGGGCGGAAACGGACAGCACGAAACCGGCGGACATCGACGGTGTGCTGCTGGACATCGACGGCGTGATCGCCACGTCCTGGCGGCCACTGCCCGGGGCGGCCGACGCTCTGGCGGAGCTGGAACGGCGGGGCATCCCGCGCGCGTTCCTCACCAGCACCACCTCGCGTACGCGCGCGCAGATCGTGGAGCGCCTCGCAGCCGGGGGCATCGCGGTGGACGCCGACGAGGTGCTCACCGCCGCGGTCCTCACCTCCGAGTACCTGCAGTCGACGCACCCGGGTGCGCGCGCGTGGCTGATCAACAGCGGCGCCGACCTCACCGAGGACATGCCGGGGGTGACGTTCGACGCCGACGATCCCGAGGTCGTGGTGCTCGGCGGCGCGGGCGCGGCCTTCGATCACCTCACGCTCAGCCGCGTCGTCGAGCTCATGCTGGGGGGCACGCCGGTGGTCGCGATGCACCGGGGCATGGTGTGGGCGACCGAGGACGGGCTGCGCGTGGACACGGGGCTGTACCTGCCGGGCCTGGAGGAGGCGGGAGGGGAGGGGATCACGGTGGTGGGCAAGCCGTCGATCACGGCGTTCCTGTCGGCGGCCGAGGTGGTCGGCGTGGAGCCCACGCGGCTGTTGATGGTGGGCGACGACCTGCGCTCGGACGTGATCGCCGCGCAGCGAGCCGGTCTCACCGGCACCCTGGTGCGCACCGGCAAGTACCGCAAGGCGGTGGTCGACGTGTCACCCGACAAGCCCGACCACATCATCGACTCCATCGCGGACCTGCCGGCGCTGCTGGGCGGCTCCTGA
- a CDS encoding type IV toxin-antitoxin system AbiEi family antitoxin domain-containing protein has translation MNAQVKNRTIVREIALDHYGYVTTKAAGEAGVPARELPKLAARGGLENIAYGLYRVPDIPPTPYDQFAEALLRAGGEAYLHGESVLALFDLADVNPLRIKVAVRRRTRPALPPFMELTHVSTEERTTFYEGLAAQPVADAILECRGRIETRRLLDAVAQARSKGLLTTTEWRRVKKGLRS, from the coding sequence ATGAACGCTCAGGTGAAGAACCGGACGATCGTGCGCGAGATTGCGCTCGACCACTACGGATACGTCACCACGAAGGCAGCGGGCGAGGCCGGAGTACCTGCTCGCGAGTTGCCCAAGCTTGCCGCACGCGGCGGCCTGGAGAACATCGCCTACGGGCTCTATCGTGTGCCGGACATTCCGCCGACCCCCTACGATCAGTTCGCCGAGGCACTCCTGCGGGCGGGCGGAGAGGCGTACCTGCACGGCGAGTCAGTGCTCGCGTTGTTCGACCTCGCCGACGTGAATCCGCTGCGGATCAAGGTGGCCGTCCGGCGCCGTACGCGCCCCGCGCTTCCGCCATTCATGGAGCTGACTCACGTGAGTACGGAGGAACGCACGACGTTCTACGAGGGCTTGGCGGCACAGCCGGTTGCCGACGCCATCCTCGAGTGCCGCGGCCGCATCGAGACCAGGCGTCTACTGGACGCAGTCGCGCAAGCGCGAAGCAAAGGACTGCTGACCACGACCGAGTGGCGGCGAGTGAAGAAAGGGCTTCGGTCGTGA
- a CDS encoding nucleotidyl transferase AbiEii/AbiGii toxin family protein, giving the protein MNYTGTPANVRSLNQRIRNVEGDEGLTQRRCVGMALVVVGQMLPEGAVKGGSAMALRYGRNTRFTQDLDAARVRSLAHFRSEFEASLAAGWAGFTGRLIEKAAPRPQAVPTAYVMQPFDVKLDYQGRAWRTVKFELGHNEIGDADEPEYHLAAELAELFTEVGLEAPNPIAVMRSDHQIAQKLHAVSGEGSERARDLVDLQLLDKGEDFDLTQVAMTCVRLFGYRQQQVWPPNITTGTQWSTLYTEAADGLDVLPAVDEAVAWVNNFVERITASMEGTPRT; this is encoded by the coding sequence GTGAACTACACCGGCACTCCGGCGAATGTACGCTCGCTGAACCAGCGCATCCGCAACGTCGAAGGCGACGAAGGACTGACGCAACGGCGTTGCGTCGGGATGGCGCTGGTCGTTGTCGGCCAGATGCTCCCTGAAGGAGCAGTCAAGGGTGGCAGTGCGATGGCACTGCGCTACGGGCGCAACACACGGTTCACGCAAGACCTCGACGCGGCGCGAGTCCGGTCGCTCGCCCACTTCCGAAGCGAGTTCGAGGCATCGTTGGCAGCCGGCTGGGCCGGTTTCACCGGAAGACTGATCGAGAAGGCGGCACCGCGTCCGCAGGCGGTACCTACGGCCTACGTGATGCAGCCGTTCGACGTGAAGCTCGATTACCAAGGACGAGCCTGGCGCACCGTGAAGTTCGAGCTGGGACACAACGAAATCGGTGACGCCGACGAGCCCGAGTATCATCTTGCCGCCGAGCTCGCCGAGCTCTTCACCGAGGTCGGTCTGGAGGCGCCGAATCCGATAGCTGTCATGCGTTCGGATCATCAGATCGCACAGAAGCTTCACGCGGTATCGGGAGAGGGGAGCGAGCGAGCCCGCGATCTCGTCGACCTTCAACTCCTCGATAAGGGTGAGGACTTCGATCTCACACAGGTGGCCATGACGTGTGTCAGGCTATTCGGCTACCGTCAGCAGCAGGTGTGGCCGCCGAACATCACAACCGGCACCCAGTGGAGCACGCTCTACACCGAAGCCGCTGATGGGCTCGATGTTCTGCCCGCCGTCGACGAAGCCGTGGCCTGGGTCAACAACTTCGTCGAGCGCATCACGGCATCGATGGAAGGAACGCCGCGGACATGA